A stretch of the Teredinibacter haidensis genome encodes the following:
- a CDS encoding Fe-Mn family superoxide dismutase, translating to MAIQLPELPYARDALAPHISEETLDFHYGKHHKTYVDKLNGLIPGTEFEGKALEDVVKTSSGGVFNNAAQIWNHSFYWNCLSPNGGGEASGEIADAINSAFGSFAEFKEKFTASAINNFGSSWTWLVKKADGSVDIVNTSNAATPLTDDSVTPLLTVDLWEHAYYIDYRNARPAYMDAFWNLINWDFANRNFA from the coding sequence ATGGCTATCCAGCTACCTGAACTGCCCTACGCACGCGATGCACTGGCCCCTCATATTTCTGAAGAAACACTAGACTTTCACTATGGCAAGCACCACAAAACCTATGTAGACAAATTAAACGGCCTGATACCGGGTACTGAATTTGAAGGTAAGGCGCTGGAAGATGTGGTGAAAACCTCCAGTGGTGGCGTATTTAACAATGCCGCTCAAATCTGGAACCATTCGTTCTATTGGAACTGCCTGAGCCCAAATGGTGGTGGCGAAGCTAGCGGTGAAATAGCAGATGCTATTAATAGCGCCTTTGGTTCATTTGCTGAATTTAAAGAAAAATTCACCGCTTCAGCTATTAACAACTTTGGTTCCAGCTGGACCTGGTTGGTTAAAAAAGCCGACGGCTCTGTCGATATTGTGAATACCTCCAACGCGGCAACGCCTTTAACCGATGATTCAGTTACGCCATTGTTGACTGTTGATCTGTGGGAACACGCCTACTATATCGACTACCGCAATGCGCGACCAGCTTATATGGATGCGTTTTGGAATCTGATTAACTGGGACTTCGCTAACCGTAATTTTGCGTAG
- a CDS encoding urate hydroxylase PuuD, with amino-acid sequence MEIVDFLFRWVHMLFGIAWIGMLYYFNFIQTEYFKEADPVALADVKAKLAPRALWWFRWGAMFTFITGVILLVGTYHGSLLNDYVLLGALLGTFMFLNVWLIIWPNQKVVLGLAEGDVASAAPKAALASRTNVLFSGPMAFCMLASPHLGYSADYLVAASGAGLGLWLSLGLTLLLEINALFGKPGPIASIRGVIHMSLALTAVFFLLNLYL; translated from the coding sequence ATGGAAATTGTCGATTTTTTGTTTCGTTGGGTGCATATGCTGTTTGGTATTGCCTGGATCGGTATGTTGTATTATTTCAACTTTATTCAAACCGAATATTTTAAAGAAGCTGATCCTGTAGCCTTGGCGGATGTCAAAGCTAAGCTTGCGCCGCGCGCGTTATGGTGGTTCCGTTGGGGCGCGATGTTTACTTTTATCACCGGCGTGATTTTATTGGTGGGAACCTATCATGGCTCACTTCTGAATGACTATGTTCTGCTTGGCGCACTGCTGGGTACTTTTATGTTTTTGAACGTTTGGCTGATAATCTGGCCTAATCAAAAAGTTGTGCTGGGCTTGGCTGAGGGGGATGTTGCTAGCGCTGCGCCAAAAGCAGCTTTGGCGTCTCGTACCAATGTACTCTTTTCCGGTCCAATGGCATTTTGCATGTTGGCGTCCCCACATTTGGGCTACAGCGCAGATTACCTTGTGGCTGCAAGTGGCGCTGGTTTGGGATTGTGGCTTTCTCTTGGTTTGACTTTATTGCTTGAAATCAATGCGTTGTTTGGTAAACCTGGTCCGATAGCCAGTATTCGTGGTGTGATTCATATGAGTCTGGCACTAACTGCGGTATTCTTCCTGCTTAACTTGTATCTCTAA
- a CDS encoding fumarate hydratase, with protein sequence MTTIIRQEDIIASVADALQFISYYHPKDFIDAVHDAYQREANPAAKDAMAQILINSRMCAQGHRPICQDTGIVTAFVNVGMDTKVEGNMSFDDMINEGVRQAYKNTDNLLRASILADPDGARKNTGDNTPAVIHYKMVPGSSIEIHVAAKGGGSEAKTKFAMLNPSDSVVDWVLNVVPQMGAGWCPPGMLGIGIGGTAEKAMLLAKEALLDPVDIQDLRERGASNRSEELRLELMEKVNALGIGAQGLGGLTTVLDVKVKDYPTHAANKAVAVIPNCAATRHAHFTLEGSGPALQTPPNLEDWPEVSWEVGDTVERVDLNTITPEVIAKWTPGQTLLLNGKLLTGRDAAHKRLVDMIEKGEPMPVDFTNKFIYYVGPVDPVGEEVVGPAGPTTATRMDKFTRTVLEKTGLIGMVGKAERGPVAIEAIKDNKAVYLMAVGGAAYLVSKAIVGAKVLAFEDLGMEAIYEFDVKDMPVTVAVDSEGVSIHQTGPKLWKAKIQEQALNLK encoded by the coding sequence ATGACTACGATCATTCGCCAGGAAGACATTATCGCCAGTGTGGCCGATGCCTTGCAGTTTATCTCCTACTATCACCCAAAAGACTTTATCGACGCTGTACACGATGCCTATCAGCGAGAGGCCAATCCGGCGGCAAAAGATGCTATGGCGCAAATACTGATTAACTCGCGTATGTGTGCCCAGGGGCATCGCCCCATCTGTCAGGATACCGGTATCGTTACCGCGTTTGTGAATGTCGGTATGGATACAAAAGTCGAAGGTAATATGAGCTTCGACGATATGATTAATGAGGGTGTTCGCCAAGCCTATAAGAACACGGATAACTTGCTTCGCGCGTCGATTCTGGCCGATCCTGATGGCGCCCGAAAGAATACCGGCGACAATACCCCTGCGGTTATCCATTACAAAATGGTGCCCGGCAGTTCCATAGAGATTCATGTCGCTGCCAAGGGCGGCGGCTCAGAAGCCAAAACCAAATTTGCGATGCTCAATCCCTCCGATTCGGTTGTTGATTGGGTGTTAAACGTTGTGCCGCAAATGGGGGCGGGTTGGTGTCCTCCGGGTATGCTGGGTATTGGTATTGGAGGCACGGCAGAAAAGGCCATGCTGTTGGCGAAGGAAGCTTTGCTGGACCCTGTTGATATTCAGGATTTACGTGAGCGTGGCGCGAGCAATCGCTCGGAAGAGCTTCGCCTGGAGCTGATGGAAAAGGTTAACGCGCTGGGTATTGGCGCGCAGGGGCTAGGCGGTTTAACGACGGTTCTCGACGTTAAAGTTAAAGACTACCCTACGCACGCAGCCAACAAGGCTGTTGCCGTTATCCCCAATTGTGCGGCGACTCGACACGCTCATTTCACCCTGGAGGGTTCCGGCCCCGCGCTGCAAACGCCGCCCAATCTGGAAGACTGGCCTGAAGTGAGTTGGGAAGTGGGAGATACGGTGGAGCGTGTGGATCTGAATACTATTACGCCTGAAGTTATAGCCAAGTGGACACCTGGGCAAACTCTACTACTTAACGGTAAGCTGCTGACTGGGCGCGATGCCGCACATAAGCGATTGGTCGATATGATTGAGAAGGGTGAGCCCATGCCTGTGGATTTCACCAACAAGTTTATCTACTACGTTGGCCCGGTGGATCCGGTTGGTGAGGAAGTGGTTGGTCCGGCAGGCCCTACGACGGCGACCCGTATGGATAAATTTACCCGCACGGTGCTGGAAAAAACCGGCCTGATTGGCATGGTTGGTAAAGCTGAGCGCGGTCCGGTGGCAATTGAAGCAATTAAGGATAATAAGGCGGTCTACCTAATGGCCGTTGGAGGCGCTGCTTATTTAGTGTCCAAAGCTATTGTTGGTGCTAAGGTGCTGGCATTTGAAGATTTGGGAATGGAAGCTATCTATGAATTCGATGTGAAAGATATGCCCGTTACGGTAGCCGTGGACAGTGAAGGGGTTTCTATTCACCAGACCGGCCCTAAACTCTGGAAGGCCAAGATTCAAGAGCAGGCCTTAAATCTCAAGTAG
- a CDS encoding putative bifunctional diguanylate cyclase/phosphodiesterase, translated as MRLSDINISTKLTLIAVASSAAAILCVVIAFVVQDLRLVNQIKDEQIRTHNAFISTSLSIAIDEHRKTMVYDLLLSTLSDYGIVAAAVISPDSTLYASINFPELEENKPVSLLDFFRYAKSPAFSSAVGVYQHDIPVANSAPAILVTLVSLEDVQQRIWFMAGYSVMAFILAMFISLCVSWLVQRMVSNPIQQLSGLIRRIKLTGDYSLRSEGEGSDELGELSEGFNAMLEQIRLKDKNLEKQVLRRTQELEELAEAFRYRAFHDPLTDLPNRALLQEEFYRAVAHANRSGKYFALMLMDVDDFKQVNDTYGHEFGDELLKEVARHIRCVVRAEDRVCRMGGDEFIVLMENISSETTVRTIGENLLKDLNNELNILNVSLKISVSIGASIYPRHGGQLGDLKRKADVAMYHSKEEGKNRLTVFQGFMERKASHRQLVKNDLDGALKNNELEINYQPQVDIEAGKLVAVEALVRWRNPEYGMLKPGEFIGLAEGSDLIRNIDYHVIKYACSQSADWLATLGRCIPISVNVSGVHFRDMDIVNFIDQTLHEYGIGGKHLIVELTQAVLGEDETCVRRVVDALRELCVRSALDNFGTPASSLHYLRCFRVDILKLDKSFSRFVHSSEREKRLAKGIISLAKDYGVTLVAEGVETESQAASLTSLGCSITQGYWHAKPCNRQMFEQWLEAFEHKHVA; from the coding sequence ATGCGTCTTAGCGATATTAATATCAGCACTAAACTGACATTGATTGCTGTTGCGTCCTCTGCTGCCGCTATCCTTTGTGTGGTAATCGCTTTTGTTGTGCAGGATTTACGTTTGGTCAACCAAATCAAGGACGAGCAAATTCGTACGCACAATGCGTTTATCTCTACCAGCCTTTCTATTGCTATCGACGAACACCGTAAAACAATGGTTTACGATCTTCTGCTATCGACTTTAAGTGATTATGGTATTGTTGCCGCCGCCGTAATTTCACCAGATTCGACTCTCTATGCCAGCATAAATTTTCCTGAATTGGAGGAAAATAAACCGGTGTCACTGCTGGATTTTTTTCGTTACGCCAAATCACCGGCTTTTAGCTCAGCAGTCGGTGTTTATCAGCATGATATTCCTGTTGCAAACTCGGCACCGGCCATACTCGTAACCCTCGTTAGCCTGGAGGACGTCCAGCAGCGAATTTGGTTTATGGCGGGCTATTCAGTAATGGCATTTATATTGGCGATGTTTATCTCTCTCTGTGTTTCATGGCTAGTGCAGCGGATGGTATCGAACCCCATTCAGCAGCTTAGTGGTTTGATTCGTCGTATCAAGCTGACAGGCGACTACAGCTTACGCTCTGAAGGGGAAGGGAGTGATGAGTTGGGAGAGTTGTCTGAAGGCTTTAATGCCATGCTTGAGCAGATTCGGCTTAAAGATAAAAACCTTGAAAAGCAGGTCCTTCGGCGGACTCAGGAGCTGGAGGAGTTAGCCGAAGCGTTTCGCTACCGGGCTTTTCACGACCCATTGACGGATTTGCCTAATCGAGCTTTGTTGCAGGAAGAGTTTTATCGTGCTGTAGCGCATGCCAATCGTTCGGGTAAGTATTTTGCCCTTATGCTGATGGATGTTGATGATTTTAAGCAGGTAAACGATACCTACGGCCATGAGTTTGGTGACGAGCTTCTGAAGGAGGTTGCGCGTCATATTCGATGTGTTGTGCGTGCCGAAGACCGTGTATGCCGTATGGGCGGCGATGAGTTTATTGTGCTGATGGAAAACATCAGTAGTGAAACAACGGTGCGCACTATCGGTGAGAATCTCCTGAAAGATTTAAATAATGAGTTGAATATCCTCAACGTATCCTTAAAAATCAGCGTTAGTATTGGCGCGAGTATTTATCCACGGCATGGAGGGCAGCTGGGGGATCTTAAACGGAAAGCTGACGTTGCTATGTATCATTCGAAAGAAGAGGGTAAAAATCGGCTGACGGTTTTTCAAGGTTTTATGGAGCGCAAGGCCTCCCATCGTCAGTTGGTTAAAAATGATTTGGACGGAGCACTGAAGAACAACGAGCTGGAAATAAATTACCAGCCGCAGGTGGATATTGAAGCGGGAAAGCTTGTGGCGGTGGAGGCACTGGTGCGCTGGCGAAACCCTGAGTACGGCATGTTAAAGCCAGGCGAATTTATTGGCCTAGCCGAAGGTAGCGATTTAATACGCAATATTGATTACCATGTTATTAAATATGCCTGTAGTCAAAGCGCAGACTGGCTAGCAACACTTGGTCGCTGTATACCGATTTCTGTTAATGTCTCCGGTGTGCATTTCCGAGATATGGATATTGTCAATTTTATTGATCAGACACTGCATGAGTACGGAATAGGCGGTAAACATTTGATTGTGGAGCTCACACAGGCCGTTTTAGGCGAAGATGAGACGTGCGTTCGAAGGGTTGTCGATGCCTTGCGAGAGCTTTGCGTACGCAGTGCGCTGGATAACTTTGGTACGCCTGCCAGCTCCCTGCACTACTTGCGTTGCTTTCGGGTTGATATTCTAAAGCTGGATAAAAGCTTCTCCAGATTTGTCCACAGTAGCGAGCGAGAGAAGAGGTTGGCGAAGGGCATTATTTCGCTTGCTAAGGATTATGGTGTTACGTTAGTTGCCGAGGGAGTGGAAACCGAATCGCAGGCAGCCAGCTTGACGTCGCTTGGTTGTAGCATTACCCAGGGTTACTGGCACGCAAAACCTTGTAATCGTCAGATGTTTGAGCAATGGTTAGAAGCCTTTGAACACAAGCATGTCGCCTAA
- the purN gene encoding phosphoribosylglycinamide formyltransferase, with protein sequence MTQVKAPARVVVLISGSGSNLQAIIDQQEAGTINIEICAVISNKDGVKGLARAHNHGISTRILNHKQFDSRESFDKALRETIDEYTPDLVVLAGFMRILTPEFTKHYLGRMFNIHPSLLPKYQGLHTHQRAIDAGDKEHGVTVHFVTAELDGGPNIIQARVPVMEGDTAEELAARVLVQEHKIYPQAVGWFADGRVKMVDGKALVDGNPVTF encoded by the coding sequence ATGACACAAGTGAAAGCGCCGGCCCGTGTGGTCGTTCTAATCTCCGGTAGCGGTAGTAATTTACAAGCCATTATCGACCAGCAGGAAGCCGGCACGATTAATATTGAAATCTGTGCCGTTATCAGCAACAAAGACGGCGTAAAAGGTTTGGCGCGCGCACACAATCACGGTATCAGCACGCGCATACTCAATCACAAACAATTCGACAGCCGCGAGAGTTTCGATAAAGCTCTGCGTGAGACCATCGACGAGTACACTCCAGATCTCGTCGTACTCGCCGGTTTTATGCGAATACTCACCCCCGAGTTTACCAAGCACTACCTTGGGCGTATGTTTAACATTCACCCTTCCCTGCTGCCCAAATATCAGGGCTTGCACACCCACCAACGCGCGATTGATGCGGGCGATAAAGAGCACGGTGTAACCGTACATTTTGTGACAGCGGAGCTAGACGGCGGCCCAAATATTATTCAGGCGCGCGTACCCGTGATGGAAGGTGATACGGCAGAGGAGCTAGCCGCAAGAGTGCTAGTACAAGAACACAAAATCTACCCGCAGGCAGTAGGTTGGTTTGCCGATGGCAGAGTGAAAATGGTGGACGGGAAAGCCCTTGTGGATGGAAATCCAGTTACGTTTTAG
- the purM gene encoding phosphoribosylformylglycinamidine cyclo-ligase — protein sequence MTQQTPPPSQTSPSLSYKDAGVDIDAGNALVERIKTVAKRTKRPEVMAGLGGFGALFELPKGYDEPVLVSGTDGVGTKLKLALQMQKHDTIGIDLVAMCVNDLIVGGAEPLFFLDYYATGKLSVEIAAQVVEGIGDGCNLSGCSLVGGETAEMPGMYEGEDYDLAGFCVGIVEKSKIIDGSKVQTGDVLIALPSSGPHSNGYSLIRKILEVNSADLNTKLGATTLGKALLEPTRIYVKPLLNLMKQVQVNALCHITGGGLTENIPRVLPENAKAVIECSRWQFPDIFAWLQEKGNVEAREMYRTFNCGVGMVICVAEADATRTIELLKTEGEQAFVIGQIDTAEEGEEQVELRNIV from the coding sequence ATGACTCAACAAACGCCACCCCCAAGCCAAACTTCCCCATCACTTAGCTACAAAGACGCCGGTGTCGATATCGACGCAGGTAATGCTCTGGTCGAGCGCATCAAAACTGTGGCTAAACGAACCAAACGACCCGAAGTTATGGCCGGACTGGGCGGCTTTGGTGCATTATTTGAGCTGCCAAAAGGCTACGATGAGCCCGTCCTGGTCTCTGGCACCGATGGCGTGGGCACCAAGCTGAAACTGGCCCTGCAAATGCAAAAGCACGACACCATTGGTATCGATCTGGTCGCCATGTGCGTTAACGACCTGATCGTCGGTGGTGCAGAGCCCCTGTTCTTTCTCGACTACTACGCCACCGGCAAGCTTTCTGTAGAGATTGCGGCACAAGTCGTTGAAGGCATTGGAGATGGTTGCAACCTGTCTGGCTGCTCACTGGTTGGCGGCGAAACCGCCGAAATGCCCGGCATGTACGAAGGAGAAGATTACGACCTAGCAGGCTTCTGCGTCGGTATCGTTGAGAAATCCAAAATTATTGACGGCAGCAAGGTGCAAACAGGTGATGTATTAATCGCTCTGCCGTCCAGTGGCCCCCACTCCAACGGCTACTCACTCATTCGTAAGATTCTTGAAGTCAACAGTGCCGACCTCAATACAAAACTGGGCGCAACCACGCTGGGCAAAGCCCTACTGGAACCCACTCGCATCTACGTTAAGCCACTACTGAACCTAATGAAGCAGGTTCAAGTGAACGCCCTCTGCCATATTACTGGCGGTGGCCTAACCGAAAACATTCCCCGCGTACTGCCGGAAAACGCCAAAGCAGTGATTGAATGCAGCCGCTGGCAGTTCCCGGATATCTTTGCCTGGCTGCAGGAAAAAGGCAATGTGGAAGCCCGTGAGATGTACCGCACGTTTAACTGTGGTGTGGGTATGGTGATTTGTGTAGCGGAAGCCGATGCTACCCGCACAATCGAACTGCTGAAAACCGAAGGCGAGCAGGCCTTTGTTATTGGCCAGATCGACACCGCTGAAGAAGGTGAAGAACAAGTTGAACTGCGCAATATTGTCTGA
- a CDS encoding DUF2066 domain-containing protein has protein sequence MKLAYRGIQTARLKSHIMCRSCALVVLAAMMWIGPVFAQQNFFKASVPVTSQSPGDRKAAAQLAFAEVITRISGSDLVLDNSQMNSAHSNAIAYVEQFQYSPVDDPKLLAQGYKEQIALTFSAVSIERLLRKNNQPFWPVNRPTTLVWLVENDFEYGKQLVSGDMAPELAEGFEEAASLRGLPLSYPLLDIQDQVNLSSDQLWMLDEQAILQASERYSPDSILVGRYSVTSTGEVLSTWQFFHRGDSRVYDSRNQNLEQLGAAALNPLGDYLGGRYAILAQGENSSALVLQIAGVNSYSSYRKALDYLDSIAATSGVFLAGVRQDTLLLYLDSDAGVEKFVSVLALDGRLKKNESVAAGDLPVWQQAQRGSLENPLQYRWGR, from the coding sequence GTGAAATTAGCCTATAGAGGTATTCAGACTGCCCGATTAAAAAGCCACATTATGTGCCGTTCCTGCGCGCTGGTTGTGCTCGCCGCAATGATGTGGATAGGGCCGGTGTTCGCGCAGCAGAATTTTTTTAAAGCCTCCGTGCCCGTGACGTCCCAGTCCCCCGGCGATAGAAAGGCGGCTGCACAGCTGGCGTTTGCCGAGGTGATAACCCGGATTTCCGGGTCTGATTTGGTGCTGGATAATTCGCAAATGAATTCCGCGCACTCGAATGCCATTGCCTATGTGGAGCAGTTTCAGTATTCCCCGGTGGATGATCCCAAGCTTCTTGCTCAGGGCTATAAAGAGCAGATCGCGCTAACGTTTTCAGCTGTTTCTATCGAACGATTATTGCGCAAAAACAACCAGCCTTTTTGGCCGGTTAATAGACCTACAACACTGGTGTGGTTAGTGGAAAACGATTTTGAATATGGCAAGCAGCTGGTGTCTGGTGATATGGCTCCAGAACTGGCTGAAGGATTTGAAGAGGCGGCTAGTCTGCGCGGTTTGCCCCTGAGTTATCCGTTATTGGATATACAAGATCAGGTTAACCTTTCTTCCGACCAGTTGTGGATGCTCGACGAGCAGGCAATTTTACAAGCGTCGGAACGTTATTCTCCCGATTCGATACTGGTTGGTCGATACTCGGTCACGTCGACGGGGGAAGTGCTATCCACATGGCAGTTTTTTCATCGTGGGGACTCTCGGGTTTACGATAGCCGCAATCAAAATTTGGAGCAGTTGGGAGCCGCAGCGCTGAACCCGCTGGGAGATTACTTGGGTGGGCGCTATGCGATTCTAGCTCAAGGCGAAAACAGTTCCGCTTTGGTTTTACAGATCGCGGGGGTTAATAGCTACAGCAGCTACCGAAAGGCGCTGGATTATTTAGACTCCATAGCGGCAACCTCCGGTGTTTTTCTGGCGGGAGTTCGTCAGGACACTTTGTTGTTGTACCTAGATTCCGATGCCGGTGTAGAGAAGTTTGTCAGTGTACTGGCGTTGGACGGAAGGCTCAAAAAGAATGAGTCCGTTGCCGCTGGAGATCTACCGGTTTGGCAGCAGGCGCAAAGAGGGTCTTTGGAAAATCCCTTGCAGTACCGTTGGGGTCGTTAA
- the hda gene encoding DnaA regulatory inactivator Hda, whose translation MSDGTPVQLSLGVSLRDDATFENYFVAAGVNTQAVFALNRLAKNNQQDLMLVWGSRGAGLTHLLQAACHIASHDGRMIQYLPMADVRGYDAAELCDGLEEMDIVFLDGIEHVCGNHLWEQTLFHLFNRLRDGGKSLLVSSHTSPPSLPILLPDLKSRMLGCEIYHIEGLTDEGKKEALKMRAAARGMELSGEVASFILNRASRDTAELFYLLNQLDDASLQEKRKLTIPFVKEVLGL comes from the coding sequence ATGAGTGATGGGACTCCAGTTCAGTTAAGCCTCGGTGTGTCTCTGCGCGATGATGCCACGTTCGAAAATTATTTCGTCGCGGCCGGAGTGAACACACAAGCGGTCTTCGCACTCAATCGTCTGGCCAAAAACAATCAGCAGGACTTAATGCTGGTATGGGGTTCCCGCGGGGCGGGGCTGACGCATTTGCTGCAGGCTGCCTGTCATATAGCAAGCCACGATGGACGAATGATCCAGTATCTACCCATGGCGGATGTACGCGGTTACGATGCAGCGGAACTCTGTGATGGCCTGGAGGAGATGGATATTGTGTTTCTTGATGGTATTGAGCACGTTTGTGGTAACCACCTTTGGGAGCAGACATTGTTTCATCTGTTCAACCGCTTGCGTGACGGCGGGAAATCGCTGCTGGTATCGTCTCATACCAGCCCTCCGTCACTTCCCATTTTATTGCCGGATTTAAAATCGCGTATGCTCGGCTGTGAAATCTATCATATAGAAGGCCTTACGGATGAAGGGAAAAAAGAGGCTTTAAAAATGCGTGCCGCAGCAAGGGGGATGGAGCTTTCCGGCGAGGTGGCAAGTTTTATTTTAAACCGTGCATCGCGAGATACAGCTGAACTTTTTTATTTGCTGAATCAGCTGGATGATGCTTCGCTGCAGGAAAAACGTAAACTGACCATTCCTTTTGTTAAAGAGGTGCTAGGGCTTTAG
- the sppA gene encoding signal peptide peptidase SppA has protein sequence MFKFIGSLWNGLWKIVSWLRAAFVNLLFLLVLIVIIASIVSAPRFEMPAKTALYIAPEGYLVDQKTYKPTPAELLLGSEDRIAETPLRELIGTVIQASKDKRITALVLDLNHFVGGGISKMEELGQALNQFKAAGKPIYAYADNYSQQQYFLASYADTIYMNDMGNLLLTGFGVYRNYYKDAADKLAVKFHVFRVGDYKDAVEPFMRNDMSTASREHNSRWLNELWQRYTQVVSQNRQLPQSEIESYIISIATESSQTEETLATIAQSQGLVDELHSRSGIRKALIEQVGKDDEDDTFKAISYSHYRHAMAKHSPQNKNNIGLIVAAGNILDGKQDNGAIGGDSLSELIRQAREDESLKALVIRVNSGGGSAFASEVIRREILEAQEQELPVYISMGSMAASGGYWISTAAEQIWATPSTLTGSIGVWGLIPNIADSVNKIGIHSDGIGTTSLSDIYHIDRELSAPAQILIQNGVNDVYTRFLNIVAEARNSDPTSVNEIAGGRVWTGEAAKSLGLVDNIGTLNDLIISVASDRELDSYGIKVIEKPLSTSEEIMRALMEDASVKLEGIILEGPLKNIGILNRLASMSTSSPTINSLVQILKQIKLSTEEGQQPATMAYCMECYTP, from the coding sequence CTGGCTGCGCGCAGCATTTGTTAACTTGCTTTTTTTGCTAGTTCTTATTGTGATTATCGCCAGCATTGTCTCCGCACCACGTTTTGAGATGCCGGCAAAAACCGCACTTTATATCGCACCAGAAGGCTACCTTGTCGACCAAAAAACCTACAAACCCACGCCCGCCGAGCTGTTGCTCGGGTCTGAAGATCGCATTGCAGAAACACCGCTGCGCGAACTTATCGGCACGGTTATCCAAGCCTCAAAAGATAAGCGCATTACGGCCCTGGTGTTAGACCTCAACCACTTTGTTGGCGGCGGTATCAGTAAAATGGAGGAGCTGGGGCAGGCTCTCAACCAGTTCAAAGCTGCCGGAAAACCCATCTACGCCTATGCTGATAACTATTCGCAGCAGCAGTATTTTCTCGCCAGCTATGCCGACACGATTTATATGAACGATATGGGCAATCTGTTGCTCACCGGCTTCGGCGTGTACCGCAATTACTACAAGGATGCCGCCGACAAACTGGCGGTAAAATTCCATGTGTTTCGCGTAGGTGACTACAAAGATGCCGTAGAACCCTTTATGCGCAACGATATGTCAACTGCTTCGCGCGAACATAACAGCCGCTGGCTAAATGAATTATGGCAGCGCTACACACAAGTGGTCAGTCAAAACCGTCAACTGCCGCAATCGGAAATCGAAAGCTATATTATCTCTATTGCCACGGAATCGAGCCAGACAGAGGAAACACTGGCCACCATAGCCCAAAGCCAGGGCTTAGTTGATGAACTGCATTCTCGAAGTGGCATTCGCAAAGCTTTGATCGAACAGGTAGGAAAGGATGACGAGGATGATACATTTAAAGCCATCAGCTATAGCCATTACCGTCACGCCATGGCCAAGCACTCCCCACAGAATAAAAACAATATCGGCTTAATTGTTGCCGCCGGTAATATTCTGGATGGCAAACAGGACAACGGCGCAATTGGTGGCGACAGCTTAAGCGAACTTATCCGACAAGCTCGTGAGGATGAATCGTTAAAAGCTCTGGTTATTCGTGTTAACAGTGGCGGCGGCAGTGCCTTCGCCTCCGAAGTGATTCGCCGTGAAATTCTCGAAGCACAAGAGCAGGAACTACCCGTGTATATTTCCATGGGCAGCATGGCCGCCTCCGGTGGCTATTGGATCTCTACTGCAGCCGAACAAATTTGGGCAACCCCGTCTACACTCACTGGCTCTATTGGTGTGTGGGGCTTAATCCCCAATATCGCCGACAGCGTGAACAAAATAGGTATCCACTCCGATGGCATAGGCACAACATCGCTCTCCGATATTTATCATATCGACCGAGAACTCTCCGCACCGGCACAAATACTGATCCAAAACGGCGTGAACGATGTTTACACCCGTTTCCTGAATATTGTGGCTGAAGCGCGCAACAGCGACCCCACCAGCGTCAACGAAATTGCCGGTGGCCGCGTATGGACAGGCGAGGCGGCCAAGTCGTTGGGCCTGGTAGACAATATTGGGACATTGAACGACCTGATCATCTCCGTTGCGAGTGACCGCGAACTCGATAGTTACGGTATCAAAGTCATAGAAAAACCCCTCTCCACGTCGGAAGAAATTATGCGCGCACTTATGGAAGACGCCAGCGTAAAACTCGAAGGGATAATACTGGAAGGTCCGCTGAAAAATATTGGCATACTAAATAGATTGGCGTCTATGTCTACCAGCTCGCCAACGATCAATAGCCTTGTGCAAATACTAAAACAAATAAAGCTATCCACAGAAGAAGGACAGCAACCAGCGACCATGGCCTATTGCATGGAGTGCTATACGCCTTGA